From the genome of Winogradskyella forsetii, one region includes:
- a CDS encoding fibronectin type III domain-containing protein — translation MMKKITLFLIMLGFFLTASAQYNFPTIVGPTNVAEGSPVTINLNDVANTAGVPASSSGSYESFSISADWVAGGANPYSNEADLTVTTTAGSVLIDPPTTSGALGADAVITFVGDFAGLYDPTTDGSLDLVLNQSWADSDANWSNIVVTLFESPTCPEPTGIMSSSVTSDSAILDWTAGDSETEWNIEYSGGADFTPGNGEEEVSAPVTGSPNTTLSGLTPATTYYVYYQANCGPSDLSLWVGPFIFATECVTFTAPYTEGFENAGDIPLCWSMSGGEDWEFADDGGFDNIGDGGTLSGSTATNNYFAWVDASGDDGPSTLTSPLVDVSGLTAPALSFYEISDNQGDANSTLDVEVWDGAAWNNVGTFNTNTVGWELKVIDLGGLTITGDIQARFIFSETVPGDFTDDIAIDDVTIDEAPSCFNPSMLTASTITSNSAELSWTQGGTVVSWNIEIVPSGTAPTGTPTATDISNPYDATGLSAITSYDYYVQADCGGELSGWAGPFTFETLCDVYIPDYIENFTTIPAQCWEEADSGDATTGPMELGNSLWGADGFQNDGTTGAYRINLYQGGVRSDWIISPRFDLTGGPFQVEFDFGIMLFANSTTPGTLGSDDTVQLLVTNDDGATWTNLLTYDSSSVVPLTGEHPVIDLTAYSGQIVQFAILASDGTVDDSEDVDVFVDNFRVRGIPTCPEPTDLTANNLSLTSTEVGWTENGTSASWNIQYGEAGFALGTGTIEAGVDTNPFILTGLTPDTSYEFYVQAICGPGNESSFNGPFQFFTGYCESIPSSNDGDGINNVTVGFTDFPSIGDVTYENNTSPVINVFQGINTNVEIEFDHGFTYNTNIWIDFNDNLIFEDTEIVFQGESDGIGDPQFFDASFVMPLTAPIGEHRMRIGAADFGQATPDPCYDGTWGITLDFTVNIQELLCTLAEANYTTVPDCANDQFFIDVNITSLGDATSLEISNNFDAGTIQALALDTFQAGPFPFGTAVKIFVTNEQDNNCVISSETFEVLACPPSNDECADATVAVVNPGESCEQVNSGTILAATPSGVPSGSCSGNPDDDVWFQFTAIGTQQIIEIQNVAGGTFNLDHALYEGSCGALSEVYCTADDFSLTPELIVGNTYYVRVFSAGSIAETSTFDLCISTLGIPVYCLDALPICAAQDIEYESIVGDQTAPPYLDYDCLGSQPDPQWNTILFDDAGDYVFTLEQTNAGGAGLDIDFIVWGPFVDQQGGCVELLPDTIADCSFSGTSIETIELNGVPANSTYIILITNFSQQEGNYTFVQDSGPTDGTNCDVVCDVVLELDGAPVEDDIESPAELDEIFDFCGFDDGVLLEATTFYDVDTYQWFQDGELVTELDDQGNVIDYNEPTLTATETGTYQVRVLGGICDQSVLYFSAYIQINFYDSPEPVEPQTITLCDGPEADGAASFNLDALTAELALDGFTISYYTDPTDANQAMGAITATDGFSSTGETIFMRIEDSDAATDGYLGCRELSSVELIVNPVPTINQPEPLFVCDDMDGSIDGTTEFDLTSINTEVTTEDGIEVTYHNSQEDADEDTGDITSTTYSSAGETLYIRAENTTTGCYQTTTFDIDVNLPPVAEFNNENIDYEVCPNATVPISIGFEPDNFTDSEVSISWTLDGDPFNGNSAMLNNVLDAGVYEATITFNDTGCTATIATTVLELESCVFPEGISPNDDTMNDTFDLSSFNVTKLEIFNRNGTLVYSKTNYLDEWHGQTDDGEELPVGTYFYTVIYEGGAKSKSAWVYINR, via the coding sequence ATGATGAAAAAGATTACTCTATTTTTAATCATGCTTGGCTTTTTCCTAACGGCTAGTGCCCAGTATAATTTTCCTACGATTGTAGGCCCTACGAATGTGGCTGAAGGATCGCCTGTTACAATTAATCTCAATGATGTGGCGAATACAGCTGGAGTGCCCGCTTCTTCGTCTGGCTCTTACGAGTCCTTTTCTATATCAGCCGACTGGGTTGCTGGAGGAGCAAACCCGTATTCTAATGAGGCAGATTTAACAGTAACGACAACTGCCGGATCTGTTTTAATAGACCCACCAACAACTAGTGGTGCTTTAGGTGCAGATGCCGTAATTACTTTTGTAGGTGATTTTGCTGGTCTTTATGACCCAACGACGGATGGATCATTAGACTTGGTTCTAAATCAAAGTTGGGCGGATTCGGATGCGAATTGGTCCAATATTGTTGTGACATTGTTTGAGTCACCAACGTGTCCTGAACCTACTGGAATAATGTCCTCAAGTGTAACTTCAGATTCAGCAATTTTAGATTGGACTGCTGGAGACTCTGAAACAGAATGGAATATTGAATATAGTGGTGGCGCAGATTTTACACCTGGAAATGGTGAAGAAGAAGTTTCAGCTCCTGTAACAGGCTCACCAAATACCACTTTATCAGGTCTTACACCTGCAACGACTTATTATGTTTATTATCAAGCCAATTGTGGGCCAAGTGACCTTAGTCTATGGGTAGGTCCATTTATCTTTGCTACTGAATGTGTAACTTTTACTGCGCCATACACGGAAGGTTTTGAAAATGCTGGTGATATTCCTTTATGTTGGTCTATGAGCGGTGGAGAAGATTGGGAGTTTGCAGATGACGGAGGTTTTGATAATATTGGTGACGGTGGTACACTTTCTGGATCTACAGCCACTAACAATTATTTCGCTTGGGTAGATGCTTCTGGAGATGATGGGCCTAGTACTTTAACAAGTCCTTTAGTTGATGTGAGTGGTTTAACAGCACCTGCACTTTCATTCTATGAAATTAGCGATAATCAAGGTGATGCCAATAGTACTTTAGACGTTGAGGTGTGGGATGGTGCAGCTTGGAATAACGTAGGAACTTTCAATACTAATACGGTTGGTTGGGAACTTAAAGTTATAGATTTAGGTGGTTTAACCATTACCGGAGATATCCAAGCTCGCTTTATATTTTCTGAGACCGTACCTGGAGATTTTACTGATGATATTGCAATTGATGATGTCACTATTGATGAAGCTCCTAGTTGTTTTAATCCATCAATGTTAACTGCAAGTACAATTACTTCTAATAGTGCTGAATTAAGCTGGACTCAAGGCGGTACCGTTGTTTCTTGGAATATTGAAATCGTGCCTTCTGGCACAGCTCCTACAGGAACCCCTACTGCAACTGATATATCAAACCCATATGATGCTACTGGTCTTAGTGCCATTACGAGCTATGATTACTATGTACAAGCCGATTGTGGAGGAGAGCTTAGTGGGTGGGCTGGACCATTTACATTTGAAACCCTCTGTGATGTTTATATACCTGATTATATTGAAAATTTCACAACTATTCCTGCACAATGTTGGGAAGAGGCAGACAGTGGTGACGCCACGACAGGACCTATGGAATTAGGTAATAGTCTTTGGGGAGCAGATGGTTTCCAAAATGATGGTACAACTGGCGCTTATAGAATTAATTTATATCAAGGCGGCGTTAGAAGTGATTGGATTATTTCACCAAGATTTGATTTAACAGGTGGGCCATTTCAAGTAGAATTCGATTTTGGTATTATGCTCTTCGCTAATTCTACAACACCTGGAACTTTAGGGTCTGATGATACAGTACAGTTACTAGTTACCAACGATGATGGTGCTACGTGGACAAACTTACTAACTTATGACAGTAGTTCTGTTGTTCCTTTAACTGGAGAACATCCTGTGATTGATTTAACCGCTTACAGTGGTCAAATTGTACAGTTTGCCATATTAGCTTCGGACGGAACAGTTGATGATTCAGAAGATGTAGATGTCTTTGTAGATAATTTTAGAGTAAGAGGTATACCGACCTGTCCGGAACCGACAGATTTAACCGCCAACAACTTAAGTTTAACTTCTACTGAAGTCGGTTGGACGGAAAACGGAACATCAGCATCTTGGAACATCCAATATGGAGAGGCTGGTTTTGCCTTAGGGACAGGTACTATTGAAGCTGGTGTGGATACTAATCCTTTTATATTGACTGGTCTAACACCAGATACAAGCTATGAATTTTATGTACAAGCGATTTGTGGTCCTGGTAATGAAAGTTCTTTTAATGGTCCTTTTCAATTTTTTACAGGGTATTGTGAATCGATACCATCAAGTAATGATGGTGATGGTATAAATAATGTAACTGTAGGGTTTACTGATTTCCCTAGTATTGGTGATGTAACCTACGAAAACAATACTTCTCCAGTGATTAATGTTTTTCAAGGTATAAATACTAACGTCGAAATTGAATTTGACCACGGATTTACATATAACACTAATATTTGGATAGACTTCAATGATAATTTAATTTTTGAAGATACTGAGATAGTTTTTCAAGGAGAATCCGATGGAATTGGTGATCCTCAATTCTTTGATGCTTCGTTTGTAATGCCATTAACTGCACCAATAGGTGAGCATAGAATGCGGATTGGAGCAGCGGATTTTGGACAGGCAACGCCAGACCCATGTTATGATGGTACTTGGGGTATAACTTTAGATTTTACGGTAAATATTCAAGAATTATTGTGTACGCTAGCTGAGGCAAACTACACTACCGTTCCTGATTGTGCCAATGATCAATTTTTTATCGATGTTAATATTACTAGCTTAGGTGATGCTACGTCATTAGAAATTTCAAATAATTTTGATGCAGGCACAATTCAAGCTTTGGCGTTAGATACTTTTCAAGCAGGACCTTTTCCTTTTGGAACAGCTGTAAAAATATTTGTAACCAATGAGCAAGACAACAATTGTGTTATCAGTAGTGAAACTTTTGAAGTATTGGCTTGTCCGCCTAGCAATGATGAGTGTGCGGATGCTACTGTCGCTGTTGTAAATCCTGGTGAATCTTGTGAACAAGTAAATTCAGGTACTATTTTGGCGGCTACACCTTCAGGAGTGCCTTCTGGTAGTTGTTCTGGAAATCCAGATGACGACGTTTGGTTCCAATTTACCGCAATAGGAACTCAACAAATTATTGAAATACAAAATGTGGCAGGAGGAACATTTAATTTAGATCATGCCCTTTATGAAGGTAGTTGTGGTGCGCTTTCGGAAGTATATTGTACTGCCGATGATTTTAGCCTAACTCCAGAATTAATTGTAGGTAACACATATTATGTAAGAGTATTCTCCGCAGGATCAATCGCAGAAACAAGCACTTTCGATCTTTGTATTAGCACTTTAGGTATTCCTGTATATTGTTTAGATGCTTTACCTATTTGTGCAGCTCAGGATATTGAATATGAAAGTATTGTTGGTGACCAAACGGCACCTCCTTACTTAGATTATGACTGTTTAGGATCTCAACCAGATCCGCAATGGAATACTATATTATTTGATGATGCGGGTGACTACGTATTTACTCTAGAACAAACAAATGCTGGAGGTGCTGGTTTAGATATTGATTTTATAGTTTGGGGACCTTTTGTGGATCAACAAGGCGGTTGTGTAGAATTATTACCAGATACGATTGCCGATTGTAGTTTCTCTGGAACTTCTATAGAAACAATAGAATTAAATGGAGTACCAGCAAATTCAACATATATTATTTTAATAACTAATTTCTCACAACAAGAAGGGAACTATACTTTTGTGCAAGATTCTGGTCCAACAGATGGTACTAACTGCGATGTGGTATGTGATGTGGTATTGGAATTAGATGGAGCTCCTGTTGAAGACGATATTGAAAGTCCAGCCGAGTTAGATGAAATATTTGATTTTTGTGGGTTCGATGATGGAGTACTTTTAGAAGCCACTACATTCTATGATGTTGATACTTATCAATGGTTTCAGGATGGTGAATTGGTTACAGAACTTGACGACCAAGGAAACGTAATTGATTATAACGAACCAACACTAACTGCTACGGAAACGGGAACTTATCAAGTTCGCGTATTAGGAGGAATTTGTGACCAAAGCGTCCTGTATTTTTCTGCTTATATTCAAATTAATTTTTATGATAGCCCAGAGCCAGTAGAACCACAAACTATTACTTTATGTGATGGTCCTGAAGCTGACGGTGCTGCATCGTTCAATTTAGATGCTTTAACAGCCGAGCTGGCTTTAGATGGTTTCACAATAAGTTATTATACCGATCCGACTGATGCTAATCAGGCAATGGGCGCAATTACTGCTACCGATGGTTTTAGCTCAACAGGTGAAACCATATTCATGAGAATTGAGGATTCAGATGCGGCTACTGATGGATATTTAGGTTGTCGTGAACTTTCAAGTGTAGAATTAATTGTTAATCCAGTGCCAACCATTAACCAACCAGAACCATTATTTGTTTGTGATGATATGGATGGCTCAATTGATGGGACTACAGAATTTGATTTAACATCTATCAATACTGAAGTTACAACGGAAGATGGAATAGAAGTAACTTATCATAATTCCCAAGAGGATGCAGATGAAGACACCGGAGATATTACAAGTACAACCTATTCTAGTGCGGGTGAAACCTTATATATAAGAGCTGAGAACACAACCACTGGATGTTACCAGACGACAACTTTTGATATTGATGTGAATTTACCACCGGTAGCTGAATTTAATAATGAAAATATCGATTATGAGGTTTGTCCTAATGCCACCGTTCCAATTTCAATCGGTTTTGAACCTGATAATTTTACGGATTCAGAAGTATCAATTAGTTGGACTCTAGATGGTGATCCGTTTAATGGCAATAGTGCTATGTTGAATAACGTTTTAGACGCAGGTGTTTATGAAGCTACAATTACATTCAATGATACAGGATGTACAGCTACTATTGCAACAACTGTTTTAGAACTTGAGTCTTGTGTGTTCCCTGAAGGTATTTCACCAAACGATGATACGATGAATGATACTTTTGATTTAAGCAGTTTCAATGTTACTAAACTTGAAATATTCAATAGAAATGGAACCCTTGTATATTCTAAAACTAACTACCTTGACGAATGGCATGGACAAACGGATGATGGTGAAGAATTACCTGTAGGTACTTATTTCTACACCGTTATTTACGAAGGTGGTGCAAAATCAAAAAGTGCTTGGGTGTACATTAACAGATAA
- a CDS encoding PorP/SprF family type IX secretion system membrane protein: protein MKKLSIIAVLLMALQMHGQQDPQYTQYMYNMNIVNPAYAGSREGLSFGLLYRNQWSRIEGGPETGTFFGHTPIGSNLGLGLSVIADQIGPVKETNAYVDVSYTLNLGGEHKLAFGVKAGATFHDIGLAGIEIVNTDDPFLNQNINSTTPNIGAGFFYYTNKYYVSLSVPNLLSSVHLDNDGRKIGSETQHYFLTGGYVFDLSPNTELKPSVMVKSAFDAPTSFDVNLNARFFKKFEIGASYRLDDSFSGLVNFALTDGLRIGYAYDAISSDIKAYAPASHEIMLLFDLNFPKRVSRSPRYF, encoded by the coding sequence ATGAAAAAACTCTCTATTATAGCGGTTTTGCTCATGGCATTACAAATGCACGGGCAACAAGACCCTCAGTACACACAGTACATGTATAATATGAATATAGTAAACCCTGCTTATGCAGGATCAAGAGAAGGCCTTTCTTTTGGATTACTATACAGAAACCAATGGTCTAGAATTGAAGGAGGTCCTGAAACAGGAACGTTCTTTGGTCATACCCCAATTGGAAGTAATCTTGGATTAGGGCTTTCAGTTATCGCAGATCAAATTGGTCCCGTTAAAGAAACCAATGCCTATGTAGATGTTTCATACACTTTAAATTTAGGTGGTGAACATAAATTAGCATTTGGTGTTAAAGCGGGCGCCACTTTTCATGATATAGGATTGGCTGGTATTGAAATCGTTAACACAGATGATCCCTTCCTAAATCAAAATATAAATTCAACGACACCAAATATTGGAGCTGGTTTCTTTTATTATACGAATAAATACTACGTCTCTCTATCTGTACCCAATTTATTATCCTCTGTACATTTAGATAATGATGGTCGAAAAATAGGATCAGAAACACAACACTATTTCTTAACTGGTGGTTACGTGTTCGATCTTTCTCCAAATACAGAGTTAAAGCCATCGGTTATGGTAAAATCTGCATTTGATGCACCAACTTCATTTGATGTCAACTTAAATGCACGGTTTTTTAAGAAGTTTGAGATTGGAGCTTCATATCGCTTAGATGATTCGTTTTCTGGCTTAGTAAATTTTGCGCTCACAGATGGTTTAAGAATTGGCTATGCATATGACGCTATATCTTCGGATATAAAAGCTTACGCACCAGCATCACACGAGATCATGTTATTATTCGATCTTAATTTTCCAAAGCGTGTTTCACGTTCACCAAGATACTTTTAA
- a CDS encoding OmpA family protein, whose translation MKNFKTLLFITLMSSLCLTAQNSDTKKADKQFARYQYVDAAESYEELVNEGKADTYVYSQLAESYYNIFNTEAAERYYAKALETSEKPEMVYKYAQMLKANGKYEASNVQMEKFASMRPADNRAIAYKKNPNYLPKILEQGKKFNVQNASFNSEQSDFGGTLNDGKLYITSARNDSRKTYGWNDQPFLDIYTIVKNSDSTYQEATLANKKLNTKYHEGLVSFSPDGKTMYFSRESFYEKDYEKDSLSGARFSQLYLFKATKLGDDWDTIEDVGINSENYTVKNPSVSADGSTLYFASNMPGGFGDYDIYKAPINADGTLGEPENLGQKVNTEGEEGFPYISSNNTLYFSSNGHLGLGGFDVFYTKEIDGTLANARNVGIPINSNADDFAFIIDEENDKGFVSSNREGGKGSDDIYEFKKLQPLCDVVVSATVLDDENREPISGASVSLYDEEGNKVTSKMTNDEGIAEFIVECEKDSELEVVMDGFDSKKVPVKGTNEEVNNVQISLEPIESIMEPEQIVLAPIFFEFDKSNITAEAAFELDKLVQVMKKYPELVIKATSHTDERGSESYNMNLSDRRAKTTVQYVISQGIDESRISGIGKGESEPKIDCSSGCTKEQYGENRRSEFIIVNEDMQNMQEE comes from the coding sequence ATGAAAAACTTTAAAACATTATTATTTATTACGTTGATGAGTAGCTTATGCTTAACTGCTCAAAATAGCGATACAAAGAAAGCAGATAAACAATTTGCTAGATACCAGTATGTGGATGCGGCAGAAAGCTACGAAGAACTTGTCAATGAGGGTAAAGCAGACACCTATGTTTATAGCCAACTTGCCGAAAGCTATTATAACATATTTAACACTGAAGCAGCAGAGCGCTATTATGCCAAAGCATTAGAAACTTCCGAAAAGCCAGAAATGGTCTATAAGTACGCACAAATGTTAAAAGCAAATGGAAAGTATGAAGCTTCTAATGTACAAATGGAGAAATTTGCTTCTATGCGACCAGCAGATAATAGAGCCATAGCCTACAAGAAAAATCCAAATTACCTTCCTAAAATTTTAGAACAAGGTAAAAAGTTCAACGTGCAGAATGCTTCTTTTAATTCTGAACAATCAGACTTTGGTGGTACATTAAATGATGGCAAATTATATATTACTTCTGCCCGTAATGACAGTCGTAAAACTTATGGTTGGAACGACCAGCCTTTTTTAGATATATACACAATTGTTAAAAATTCAGACAGTACTTATCAAGAAGCTACTTTAGCTAATAAAAAATTAAACACTAAATATCATGAAGGTTTAGTGTCTTTTTCACCTGATGGTAAAACCATGTATTTCTCACGTGAAAGTTTTTATGAAAAAGATTACGAAAAGGATTCTCTGAGCGGTGCACGATTTAGTCAACTTTATTTATTTAAAGCCACAAAATTAGGAGACGATTGGGATACCATAGAGGATGTAGGTATTAACAGCGAAAATTATACAGTTAAAAACCCATCTGTAAGTGCAGATGGAAGCACTTTATACTTTGCATCAAACATGCCAGGCGGTTTTGGAGACTATGATATTTACAAAGCTCCAATAAACGCAGATGGTACTTTAGGCGAACCAGAAAATTTAGGTCAAAAAGTCAATACTGAAGGCGAAGAAGGGTTCCCTTATATCAGTAGTAATAATACCCTATATTTTTCATCAAATGGTCATTTAGGCCTCGGTGGTTTTGATGTGTTTTACACTAAAGAAATTGATGGTACTCTAGCAAATGCGCGTAATGTTGGTATTCCTATTAATAGTAATGCCGATGATTTCGCCTTTATAATTGACGAAGAAAATGATAAGGGTTTCGTATCTTCTAACAGGGAAGGCGGTAAAGGAAGTGATGACATTTATGAATTCAAAAAATTACAACCACTCTGTGATGTTGTAGTTAGCGCAACAGTTCTAGACGATGAGAACCGTGAACCGATTTCAGGTGCTTCGGTCTCTTTATATGATGAAGAAGGTAATAAAGTAACCTCAAAAATGACCAATGATGAAGGTATTGCTGAATTTATCGTAGAATGTGAAAAAGATTCTGAACTAGAGGTTGTTATGGACGGATTCGACAGTAAAAAAGTTCCAGTAAAAGGGACTAACGAAGAGGTAAATAACGTTCAAATTTCTTTAGAACCAATTGAATCGATAATGGAACCAGAACAAATTGTTTTAGCACCAATTTTCTTTGAATTTGATAAATCAAACATAACTGCTGAAGCTGCTTTTGAATTAGATAAACTTGTTCAGGTTATGAAAAAGTATCCTGAATTGGTGATCAAGGCAACATCGCATACAGATGAGAGAGGCTCTGAATCATATAATATGAACCTTTCTGACCGCAGAGCTAAAACTACGGTACAATATGTAATCTCTCAAGGTATTGATGAGTCTCGTATTTCTGGAATAGGTAAAGGCGAATCTGAGCCAAAAATTGATTGTTCTTCTGGTTGTACTAAAGAACAATACGGTGAAAACAGACGTTCTGAATTTATTATCGTAAATGAAGATATGCAAAATATGCAAGAAGAGTAA
- a CDS encoding CYTH domain-containing protein has product MPFNFLFLLDMAIEIERKFLVTSEAFKKEAFNSYAIKQGFLNSHKERTVRVRLKEDSGYLTIKGKSTANGLVRFEWEKEISKNDAEHLLKLCEEGIIDKIRYEVKYGNHIFEVDEFFGANEGLIIAEIELNSEIESFEKPKWLGNEVTGSVKYYNSQLSLYPFKDWE; this is encoded by the coding sequence ATGCCTTTTAATTTTTTATTTTTACTGGACATGGCGATTGAAATAGAACGAAAATTTTTAGTAACATCTGAGGCTTTTAAAAAAGAGGCTTTTAACAGTTATGCCATAAAACAGGGGTTTTTGAATAGCCATAAAGAACGAACCGTACGGGTTAGATTGAAAGAAGATAGTGGCTATTTAACCATAAAGGGGAAATCAACGGCCAATGGCTTGGTGCGTTTTGAATGGGAGAAAGAGATTTCCAAAAATGATGCAGAACATCTTTTAAAACTATGCGAAGAAGGCATTATTGATAAAATACGCTATGAAGTAAAGTACGGAAACCACATCTTTGAGGTTGATGAGTTTTTTGGTGCTAATGAAGGCTTAATCATTGCAGAAATTGAATTAAATTCTGAAATTGAATCTTTTGAAAAACCGAAATGGTTGGGAAACGAAGTTACGGGAAGCGTAAAATATTATAATTCCCAATTGAGTTTATATCCTTTTAAGGATTGGGAATAA
- the dinB gene encoding DNA polymerase IV, which produces MLSDFPIRKIIHVDMDAFYASVAQMDNPELRGKAIAVGGGGTRGVISAASYEARKFGVKSAMSGRLAIKLCPELIFVKTNFDRYKTISNQVRKIFHDYTDLVEPLSLDEAYLDVTENKIGLPSATILAQKIRTRIYDEVGLTASAGISINKFIAKVASDYNKPNGQKTVNPEDVLQFLEDLDIRKFYGVGKVTAEKMYQKGIFTGKDLKAKSFEYLDANFGKSGRYYYDVVRGIHNSEVKPNRIRKSLAAERTFSENLSSEIFMLEKLEQIAQEVSKRLTKSNVSGKTITLKIKYSDFTLQTRSKTLPYFVSEKAIILETAKDLLYQDNLNNSVRLLGISMSNLNTDPKKIKKEEKEAVSVQLKFEF; this is translated from the coding sequence ATGCTAAGTGATTTTCCTATAAGAAAGATAATTCATGTAGATATGGATGCATTTTATGCGTCTGTGGCACAAATGGATAATCCTGAGCTTAGAGGCAAAGCGATAGCTGTTGGCGGAGGAGGTACAAGAGGTGTTATAAGTGCGGCAAGTTATGAAGCCCGAAAATTTGGAGTGAAAAGCGCCATGTCTGGGCGATTGGCCATAAAATTATGTCCTGAACTTATTTTCGTCAAAACCAATTTTGATCGTTATAAGACAATTTCAAACCAAGTTCGGAAAATTTTTCACGATTATACAGATTTGGTAGAACCGTTATCTTTAGACGAAGCCTATTTGGATGTAACCGAGAACAAAATAGGCCTACCTAGTGCCACTATTCTGGCACAAAAGATAAGAACCAGGATTTACGATGAAGTTGGCTTAACAGCTTCCGCAGGGATCTCCATTAACAAGTTTATTGCAAAAGTAGCCAGTGATTATAACAAACCCAATGGGCAAAAAACCGTTAACCCAGAAGATGTTCTCCAATTTTTGGAAGATTTGGATATTCGGAAATTTTATGGTGTCGGTAAAGTCACTGCCGAAAAGATGTACCAAAAAGGCATTTTTACTGGTAAGGATTTAAAGGCCAAAAGCTTCGAATATCTTGATGCAAACTTCGGGAAATCCGGTCGCTACTATTATGATGTTGTAAGAGGCATACATAACAGTGAAGTAAAACCCAATCGCATTCGTAAATCTTTAGCTGCAGAACGTACATTTAGTGAAAATCTGTCCTCGGAAATTTTTATGCTCGAAAAACTAGAGCAAATTGCACAGGAAGTCTCAAAACGTTTAACTAAAAGTAACGTTTCCGGAAAAACCATAACGCTTAAAATAAAATATAGTGACTTTACCTTGCAAACCCGAAGTAAAACCCTACCCTATTTTGTAAGCGAGAAAGCCATCATATTAGAAACTGCAAAAGATCTATTATACCAAGACAATCTCAATAATTCGGTTAGACTATTGGGTATTTCCATGTCTAATTTGAATACAGATCCCAAAAAAATTAAAAAAGAGGAAAAAGAAGCTGTTAGTGTACAGTTAAAGTTCGAGTTTTAA
- a CDS encoding TolB-like translocation protein, translating to MKFSQILSPIILVVTFSNCDTKTEGPSVSKSTTQETVMGVQPFAENVFSQFTNIRDFTINVEEDEAYFTLLSPLSELSVIMKIQRGDMNWGQPKISSFSGKYKDLEPFISPDNLRLYFASNRPTSKDSTAVKDFDIWYVERQDKTAEWSQPINLGAPINTTADEFYPSVALSNNIYFTTINENSQSQDDIYVSKWENGTYRAPIKLDDAINSNGPEFNAFIAPDESYMLFSGWKRKDGVGSGDLYISHQKNGSWSPAKNLGKAINSKQIDYCPFVNQSTGMLYFTSRRSTVKRLDSGYISAQSLFSEINKYENGLSRIYRVNLNKFLETDNKLRSE from the coding sequence ATGAAATTCTCTCAAATTTTATCGCCTATAATTTTAGTTGTTACATTTTCAAATTGTGATACGAAAACAGAAGGGCCTAGCGTCTCCAAATCCACAACGCAAGAAACAGTTATGGGAGTTCAACCATTTGCAGAAAATGTATTCTCTCAATTTACAAATATTAGAGATTTTACTATCAACGTAGAGGAAGACGAAGCTTATTTTACATTATTAAGTCCTTTGAGTGAATTATCGGTTATCATGAAAATTCAAAGAGGAGATATGAATTGGGGACAACCAAAAATAAGTAGCTTTTCTGGTAAATACAAAGACCTAGAACCTTTCATTTCTCCTGATAATCTGAGATTGTATTTTGCATCTAACAGACCAACTTCTAAGGACAGTACTGCTGTTAAAGATTTTGATATTTGGTATGTAGAGCGACAAGATAAAACTGCCGAATGGTCACAACCCATTAATCTAGGAGCACCTATCAATACTACTGCAGATGAATTCTATCCTTCCGTTGCGCTGTCTAATAATATTTATTTTACGACCATAAATGAAAATTCTCAGTCGCAAGACGACATCTATGTTAGTAAGTGGGAGAATGGCACTTACCGCGCACCTATAAAATTAGATGACGCAATTAATAGCAACGGCCCGGAATTCAATGCCTTTATTGCACCAGATGAATCTTACATGCTCTTTAGCGGCTGGAAAAGGAAAGACGGTGTTGGTAGTGGTGATTTATATATAAGCCATCAAAAAAACGGCTCATGGTCACCGGCAAAAAACCTGGGTAAGGCGATCAATTCTAAACAAATAGATTATTGCCCTTTTGTAAATCAGAGTACAGGTATGCTCTATTTTACAAGCCGCAGAAGTACTGTTAAACGACTGGATTCAGGTTATATTAGTGCGCAGTCACTTTTTTCTGAAATTAATAAATATGAAAATGGATTGAGTAGAATCTATAGAGTAAACTTAAATAAGTTTCTAGAGACTGATAATAAATTACGTTCAGAATAA